In Gossypium hirsutum isolate 1008001.06 chromosome A10, Gossypium_hirsutum_v2.1, whole genome shotgun sequence, the DNA window gtaatgccatatcctagatatggtcttacatgcgaatcacttatttcacttagcacattgccatggtctaaccatggtcttttACTTTCAATTCATATTACACTACGCAACGATCGTGATCGATCCTGCGTTTTTACTCAATTCGAATGtttactttaattttcaaaatttaatcaaatatataataatattgcataattaacacaaatcaataatgtttattaacatacgaacttaccttgacctAAAATGGCGAAAAGGACCAAATCGTCTAATAGtcatttttcccccgttctaagtccgaaattcatttttcttgatctataatgtcacatttgacttattaaattattataatattcaaatcagtccaaaaatcatattatgacaaaattatatttttgcccctaaagtttcacatatttacaaatttgcccctaggctcataaaatgaaatgtatccattttctcaatacccaagcctagccgattcatattccctcttatagcagcccacatttttcactaaatcacattttctatacatattttacaacttttacaaataggtccttttatgacatttcatcaaaaatcacttagtaaaagttgtttatcacactccaaacttccatattcttccataaaacatcaaaaaacatgTATTTCAtccatggataaatttttaaacacaaaccctagctcaaaataatggtagaaatagctaaaccgagttacaaagatctcaaaaatgtaaaaatcattaaaaacggggctagaacgaacttacaattgagcttggaagcttgaaaaaccctagccatggtttccccttgtgaaattcagccatggggttgaagatggacaaaaattggcttttaattttgttttaattcattttaattactaaataaccaaaatgcccctaacttaaaaatattctatttcacctatttcatgtccatttttgtccaacaagttaaccaatgatctaattaccatttaaagacctcaaatttaaaatttcataacaattggacacctctaacatctagaactcaacttttgcattttttacaatttagtccttttgactaaattgagtgcctaaacgtagaaattttcacaaaatcattccctgaaactgtagaccataaaaataaaatttttcttgttagatttgtggtcccgaaaccactcttcCAATGTAATTTCTTTGTCAAAACTGCTTATTGGATAATGAAGGAAGCATCCTAGAATCCCAAAAATTTAGGTTGGAATATTGTGTGGAAATTTCCTTGTCCTCAGAGAGTAAGAGACTTCATTCGGATAGTCCTCAAGCAATGACTCCTTACTAATGTCGAGAGAGTTTGAAGGAAAATTAGCCAGGATGAATCATGCTCCATTTGTGGGCACCATTTTGAGGATGTTCTACATGTGTTTAGAGACTGTCCAACTACTAAGGATGTATAGTTACAAGTTATTCCCCAAGACAAGTGGCATAATTTCTTCTCAAGTAACTTAACTGAATGAGTGATCTCGAACTTAAAGGACCATTTATGTCAAAGTTCGAGGGATACTAGTTGGGCCTGCTTCTTTGGATTATTAGTGTGGCATCTTTGCAAAAACAAAAATCTCTATATTTTCCAAAAAATCTCTATGGATCTAATGAAATCATCAAAGTGTCTTTCAGCTGGTCCAATCAATTCTTCTTAGTTCATACAGTCATGTCGGTGACAAATAATGCTATCCTTTATGCGCCCTCTTCGTATGTTTGTTTACCTTAATACTGATGGTGTTGTTCAAACAAACACTGATTTATCTGTTGCTGGTGGTGTGATTAACGATGAAATGGGGAAGTGGATATTAGGCTACAAATGATTCTTAGGGAAGTCTTCAGTTTTTGTTGCTGAGTTATAGGGAATTTTGAACAGGTTGCTTCTACTTCAAAAGCAAAGTCATTTGTGATCGTAATTTAGATGTCCAAATATCTTTCTCGTTAGGAGAATTCAACATATTTTATTCTAAGAAAAAAAGTGGTTCATACAAGATATTTGTAGAAAGGATAATCAAGCAGTGTCACTCTAGCTAAAATGGCCTTTACAAACGAGAAATATTTATGCTTATTTAAAGACTCATCGTTGGAGATTTAAAAACCTTTATAAGAGGATATTACTAAGGATTCTTTATTCCCTGGTTCTTCTTTGTCATCTCTTGTTTTTCCTTTAGATTATCTTTTCACCAAAAACAATTaagaacataaaaattaaatttattattaaactaataaataaaatcatCGAAAAGAATCTTGTACGATATCACCAAAAAATTTTGAGTGTTACAAAATAtaccctaaattttcattttccaCTAACCTtttgaattgataaataaaataaaatttttcaacagttACGCATAgtattttaagtatttttagaCCAATAATTCCTTCTATAAATAGAGACAAGTTCCTTCTAATTTTCTTAAACTCCTTGTAATTTTTCCCATAATACTACTTCTTTCTCTCTCTAATTTAGAAGGCTTCgaaaattattatatttgaatttaaaattttagacaaataatccctaaaacaccttaataaaaaaataattaaaaaatgacaataataaaataaaacttcaaaaagTTTTCAATGTAATGCaattctcatttttttaaaattttaatcaaatatgtattaaattacacactatgatatataaaaaatatttttctttaaaatttatttaataattattggtaaaatgatacaaaaattgtttataaatttattaaactcatgattgatcttttaaTAGGttgtttttaattcttttatttaaaggttatataaaatatagaaagaCAAAATTATCTGTATAGTAATATTAAATGGAAATATAGATagatataagaaaataaaattcaattggTTCAGAAATTGCTAGGGCAAGCAGGAAACTGAGAAACCGAATCCATCAAAATTTCTGATAACCTAAGGTTAAATAAAAATCTCTAAAGCAGCACCAACagtcgcaaaaaaaaaaaagtgaacaaAAAAGATTAAAGCAACATGGCCCACGGTGGCTATGGTAAGCGGCGTATGGCCGAAGGGAACCGCGTCGGTCGGCGATCCAAGGGACCCGGCGTCGACAAGAAACCGAAGCCCAAAGCCCCCTCTCTTAAGAACCAGATACGCTCCATTGAACGCATGCTGCGAAAGGTATTCTTCATCTACGTTCTCCTTCATTTTCtcctttaaattttcatttttaggattttaagttttgttataaattgtaatataagGATCTTCCACCTGAAGTTAGAGAGGCTCAAGAAAAAAAGTTAGGAGGGCTTAAGAAACAACAAGAAATCCACAACCGACTCGCTGTGGAACGAAAAATCTTCTTGAGGGACAGAAAGATTAAGTTTTTTGGTAAAAGCAAagaattattattatcttttcattttctttttaaattgttATAGCATTTACTTCATTTGGTAATGAATCATTGATATGTAAATTTTTAATCGTTATTGAAGAGAGGAGAAAGATAGAAAGGAGGATTAGGCGTTTGGAGAAGCTGCAAAGAACTTCATCCGGTCAGGCACAAGACGTGGATATTGCTGACCAGCTTTCTAAATTGAAAGAGGATCTTGAATATGTTAGGGTGAGCTTTATAgcaaatttagttctttttatattTGCAGTCTTCTGAATGAAAATTAGAAATTCTTTTTAATGTTAATGATAGGGTAATGTTATTTAACCGTCTATTGGCACTTGAGGTCAGCATAATTTTGCTAAACCATGCAAAGCTgaagttttcttcttcttcttttttttttatcatttgctAATGCAGTTTTTCCCTAAGACCGAGAAATATGTATCTTTATTTACTGGAGGTGATGATTCAGACATAGTTGATAGGAGAAATAGATTGCGGAAGCAGATAAAAGCCAACTTAATTGCTGCTGCTGCCAGTGGGAAAGATATGGAAGGTGCGTTTTCTCTTCACCATAGCTAGCGACATTATTCTCTATGAAGTGACTTAGTTGCTTGATTATTTAGAATATTGTAATTAAACATTTTAGAATAAAGGTCTCATTGCAATTGCACTGAAACTCACATAATGGTAAAATGCCGCAAAGAAAACTCTTCTGAGTACTGGTTGTAGTCTGTGAGCATGTTTTTAGCCCAATCTATATAACTAgttatggatgtgacatgtttCTCTTACTACATGTTATTGTGCCTGCTTAAATTGTTGTTATTAACTTGTATTgttatgttaaaaaaaatgatttcttCTGTTTGGAATTCACTTAACAGAAACAGGGAGTGAGGATGATGGACTGTTGGATTTGAGTGATGATGATTTCTTTTTGACTGGAACCTCAAGTGATGAAGCTGATGCAGATGATGAATGGACAGATAAAAGTACCAGGTACATGTTGCATCTGCGAGTTGAACTACTGAATTTAACTTTGCTGTTTGTATTAATTTGAACTTTTGTCTATATCTAGTTGTTGGTATTTTTTTTCCCATTGTTGATTTTATTTGTCACATGTAAAAACGGGGTAAGGTACAGATATAACTGGACTGATGCTGCTGGTAAAAACTTTTCACATGAACATGGAGCCATTATCACTGTTGACTCTTTCATTGGCAAAAGATGTAGATTCTATTTGGATTTAACTCTTTCTAATTATGATAAGATCTTAAACTTAATCCATtctttttgttatgatgaaaAGTGCAGTCAAACATGTATGCATTTTATGCACAGGGAACAGGCTTCTAGTGCTTCTGGAAAAGCAGCATCTGGCATGTCTAGTGATGAAAGGAATCAGGTTCAGTATCAACTTCAATAGTTGCATCTTAAGTAAGAAAATAATTGATTTTAACTTGACACTTCTACCTTTCATTTTGTTCCTGCTTCAACTTATAACAGAGACAGGTTTCTGCCAGAGCTTTGATGCCACCTCCCAGGCCATCATCTAATTCCTTTTCAAATTCAGTACATGCAAAATCAAGGTTTGGATCTTCATCTAGCCGAAATTCATCCATGCGAAGAGCTGAAATGTCTGCATCAAGCAATGCATCAAATAGCAGAAGTGGTTCTTCCTTTAAGGCAGGGGGATCCTCAAACTCAAAGACAGGAAACAGTAGTAATTTAAGTTCCAATTCTGATGCTCGTAAGCCACGTAGAAAGAGGAGACCAAAAAAGAGAAAGCAACAGGTTTATTGATTGTGACCAAGATCTAATTGTACTTTTCTTTATTATTGTTACTTTTTCTACAGCTTTTATGGTGGGAAATTGATTCTTGTCATTGTGCCTGTCCTGTCTTCCATCTTCTTGAGGTCCTGTGAGCTCCTATCTGATAGCCTAGTTTTTACTTTATGTAGAAATGCATGCAATTCGGTTAGATAAATACATTGTTTTGTATCAACTTCCTAACTCTGATTATTGAATAGAGAGCCAAGTATTACTTGTCATCTCTATATTACCTAGACTTCTTTTTTTGTACGAACTGGTGtttgatatttgtgttcaatACACATTCAAATATGGGTTCTAGAGTATTATCCTCCATGCATGAAAAACCTTGGACAAATCAAAACATGCTTTGCATCAGACATGTACCCACACTCGAGTTCGGGTAACATAGTTTGCCATTTAAGTTTTCTAGACtttattttcgttttcttttATGTGCCAGTGTCCAATATCTGTGttcgtgtatatatatttatattcggCTATGGGTATAAGAACTTCCAAATACATGAAAGaacttaaaaaacaataaaataaattaaacatgttcTAGACACATACACAGCTGAGCCTGTGTAACACAGCTTGCTATTCATTCATTGATTTCTGATATTTCCTGCTAGATTGTTTATACTTGTAAGTAGTAACTTATTCCCTTTTCTATTTGCAGGCATGACAAAAACGCAGCTTTGGTTTTGTCCATGAGAAAACAAGTGGTGTTATACCCAGACTTGTATTGAAATTCAACAACGCTTTTTGTAGTATGTTCCAAGAAtagttttagttttggtttagctgaaatttaattattatactaCCTGTTTTTTTTTTGATGGATTTAATTGTATGTTGTCAACGCTTTGTATTGTATTCACTACAATTGATAATTGGAGAGGGATAAATGATCCTTGATTTGAGCCCTTGGAAACTATTGTCATTC includes these proteins:
- the LOC107948913 gene encoding rRNA-processing protein EFG1 isoform X1; protein product: MAHGGYGKRRMAEGNRVGRRSKGPGVDKKPKPKAPSLKNQIRSIERMLRKDLPPEVREAQEKKLGGLKKQQEIHNRLAVERKIFLRDRKIKFFERRKIERRIRRLEKLQRTSSGQAQDVDIADQLSKLKEDLEYVRFFPKTEKYVSLFTGGDDSDIVDRRNRLRKQIKANLIAAAASGKDMEETGSEDDGLLDLSDDDFFLTGTSSDEADADDEWTDKSTSQTCMHFMHREQASSASGKAASGMSSDERNQRQVSARALMPPPRPSSNSFSNSVHAKSRFGSSSSRNSSMRRAEMSASSNASNSRSGSSFKAGGSSNSKTGNSSNLSSNSDARKPRRKRRPKKRKQQA
- the LOC107948913 gene encoding rRNA-processing protein EFG1 isoform X2, which gives rise to MAHGGYGKRRMAEGNRVGRRSKGPGVDKKPKPKAPSLKNQIRSIERMLRKDLPPEVREAQEKKLGGLKKQQEIHNRLAVERKIFLRDRKIKFFERRKIERRIRRLEKLQRTSSGQAQDVDIADQLSKLKEDLEYVRFFPKTEKYVSLFTGGDDSDIVDRRNRLRKQIKANLIAAAASGKDMEETGSEDDGLLDLSDDDFFLTGTSSDEADADDEWTDKSTREQASSASGKAASGMSSDERNQRQVSARALMPPPRPSSNSFSNSVHAKSRFGSSSSRNSSMRRAEMSASSNASNSRSGSSFKAGGSSNSKTGNSSNLSSNSDARKPRRKRRPKKRKQQA